The genomic region caccaacagagtGGCTATAGTGTACAGGGTGAAATGAATAGTGCAATGTATGGTGTCAGCTTTAGATCAGGTTTCTACCTGAGTCACTGCAAATGTTGAAACCCCCTCAGAGGACACACCTGTGTTGACTTTGTCACAACATGATATTACCCCgacaaacacacattcttgttctgcttgtgttttttttttttgtccttcaaTTTTAGatttctccatctccttttACAAAAGtgtacataattatatatatatatatatatatatatatatatatatatatatatacaccacaACGCTCCCagattgttttaaaatgactcCAACTGGCACCGCATGTCTTACAATGGCAGTGCTTCATTCGCTGCCAAAAACCATGATTGCATTCAATCCGCAGATCCAGTGGAATATGGCTGTCACCATACAGTTCCCTTTTATAACAAATGGGAACAAAATGCAGTGGTGTAGGGAAATTGAGGGCAACATACAGACGATTTTGGCCCCGGGTTATGCGTGCGGTGGAAGAGAGCTCGTTGTGTTTCGTTGTGGTTTGTTAGCAATGTGGCGCAGGCAGAAAGTACATCTGTTTATAGATCCTGAAACTGAGACAAAATGCAGAGCTGGCCCTATTCGACTCCCCCAAAATcacttaaaacacaaacacaggtctaaagggcatttgtgtgtgtgcaacacacaccacaaataAAACGTGATTATATCTTttcagacagagacacacacacacacacacactaattgcATGCAGTGACACACTGCTGCCCGCCATAGCGTGAATTCACACTTATACTATTGTCTCATGAATTAAACATGTCGAAACACAGAGGGTGATTACATATCACTGTAAAAGGTGAAGGTAAACATAGCCTCTGCAGTTGCAGTATGTCCTGGAGGTTGTTGTGTGTATAGGGGAATTATAAAGGGGCCCCTGGGGTGGAGttgggggtggggtgtgtgtgtttatttaagtgtgtgtgtgttctttaggGTCACGCCAAACTTAGGGGGCTAGCCTCGAGATAAGATATGTGAATttaagatgaaaagaaaatggggCAAGGATGGGGATATACTGGCACAGAGTTTGCGGATCCAGAGgggggagacggagggaggCATAGTAGGAGGGACAGATAGAGAggggggagctggaggagcagacGGTTTTGAAGTTGGTTTTTAGGGTTGTTTATTTGACGTTACATAACACCTTTCCTTATGTAGCTGGAGCTCTATGTGTGCGAGAGGGTGTGTGTCTAGCAGCTTCACACTGGAGGATGGGATTTTCTGGGAAAGGCAAAGGTTGCCCATAGCAACGACCTTCATTGTAATACTGATCCTTGGAATAcgacgcacacacatgcgcaccaTGCTTGCACTGAAGCGTCTTTTCAGTACTTTTCAGCACTTCCTGGGTTCAAGATCATCAGGccttcacacactcactcactgttTCACACGTGCACTCTCACCCGCACCCACGCACACTCTCACCCTTCCGTTTTGTCAAGCCTATATATCCTGTGTGTCGAGGCGCCAAACAACTTCAAGTCAATTCCATTTCCATGAGGTACATATAGCTTTTCTACTCCACCTCACGCTGCGATGTGATGGACTGAGATGCTCGGGTTTCTAGATTCCATTATGCTTTTATTGGCTTTTAAAGGCATCAGGTTTCCTCGGTCTGGAGCCGGGGAGGAGCCTCtgcttctgtgtgtgcacaatTAGCATCACAGAGGCTAGTAAAGACACAGCTTTACGGGGCCTCAGGCTGGGCTTTAGATTGCTGAGGAGATAAGTTTGTTTTGGTCACATTTGCAGCAGTGGACGGACTGTTTTCCAACACCTGGAGAAAAACTGAGCCTGTTGTTCTTGGCATGGCAACATTGTACTACTTAGCTGTGAAGTGAGCTGAACCTGGGCAGAAAATGCAGTaatggaagaagtattcagctctgttaattaaataaaagtagcaatgcaacactgtaaaaatgtattacaaGTTAAAAGTATAAGTTCTGCAAAATCAAcatttttacttaaataaaaataccaaataagcaatattattatcattgttgttACGTAACAATTGTGATACTTCTTGTATGTAAAAAGGATCGCTCGTTGGGATGAAATATCAAAGTAGAAGAACTCATTATGCAGATCGATCAGTGTGTATTTTATAGTATACgactgagtttttttttcactgtcaaAAACTTTGACTTTGTTTACTGTTTAGTGGTATCTGTTACAATGCTTTGTATATTCTGTATATAAGATCTTAATCTGAAATATAACCAGGAACCAAATAAATACActagtcaaataaaaatatatggGAAATATGCAGATAAAGCACAAGTAAAATTGTACAGTGCAGTAGTTCTACttgattaaatgtacttaaatacattgttcagatgattaaataaaagcagaaaaagcATTTATCATATTGATAGAGATCAAAAGAGAGACAATGCATTACAAAATAAGTATCTACAGGGAATATATTTGCCTGCAAATACTTGAAATAGACACGGTCTTCAAGTACAGTAGCCATACATCTTGAAACAGTGTGGTATGTACTCTGTGGTgtgaaacatttatttgtgcagCAGCACGGGCGATGTCTCTTAGGGCATGCATTTAATAGCAGTGTTAATTAACCCTTTGTGATGGGTGAGTGCTAAAGCGTGTGTTTAAGCATCGCAGGGATGGgggataaagagagagaaagatgaaagagatgagtgaagagaaaagagggatcAGACTCAAAGTGACCGGAGGCTGAGGTCACTCACTTCAGAGGTTCAACCTCCCCAAACGATCAATGACTAATCTCTCTTACCCTGACGGAGGTTGTGCTTTCCCCTCACAGTTGTACATTAAAATAGGTCTGGATTAAGGTGCAGGGAGAAGGCTGAGAAATGATCCATGAGAGACAATTTTACAGTGCAGCTGTAAAAATGTATAGCAGTAGTTATTCAAAGGAGATGGGGAATGTTTCTCCTTCAAAGTCCACACAATGAAAATTATTTAGATTATAGActatagattatagattatttAAATCACTTTAACAGGTTCTCAAACCTCTCTgggtcagaaaaaaacaaaaacaaaaagatgaagatGTTACCTTGTACCTTGAAATTGATATCTGCTCAACGACAGTaagttagcattgtcattgtgagcatgttagcatgctacatTTAGCACGAATGGTCTTTATTGCTAACTTAAAGTCTTCCTCAATACAGattaatttaaatttgtatatggTCCCCTTTCCAGTAAAATAGACAATGAAGCCGGATATGCTTTAAGGCGTGGCAAGCTTGTGATTGTCAGGTTGCTGCCACGCCACAGTGTCGTCTGGTCTGGAATTCATCAGTGTTTTCGTCCTACAACTTTAACCCAATCGCAATGGGTTTCAGTTCAGAAATTCAAATTTTTCTGCTGACAAAGGACCgacaaaatgtctttaaaacgTGGACGTAGAAACAAATGGATGAGGTCGAGAGACTCTCCACTCTCTAtggtacagcctcacagagctgctagcatgactTTAGACTTGTGTTATTGTTCACTGTTCTGAAATTTTATAGATGAACAAGTTAGTGAATCAATTTAatcgttttctttcttttcgtgGATTTTGGATTTGGAGGCCTATCCTTAAAGAACAGAAACCCTCTACATCAGATTGTGAAATGGTCTAGCAGGCTGATTGGTGAGTCACAGATGAGCCCTGAATCCCTCTTAAAGGACGACTCCCACCCTTTGCACAGGGAATTTCAGTTTCTTCCTTCTAGACGGAGGTATTTAGTACCACAGTATTGAACAAAGGggtataaaaacagctttgttccagcagccatcattCAGGTGAACAAATTAGAatactgttggttggacaataCAAGACATTTGGCTTTGAGAATATGAAATGAGCATTCATATTTTCTAACAtttatcaaaaaataaaattgtgaGTTTCCGACACTCAGTTCAAAAGCTAACTGCTTCTCCATACTCTGCTACTTTACAAGCTGAGCATCACTTGTAACTGACACGTAAGCAGAGACTGAATGAAACCCATCTCTTCTTAAAAGCTTTGATGTTCCTCTGCCAAAATCCCAGCTTTAGATGAACTCATTAAATATGCTCCTCTATGGGGCCTCAGACGGACAGATGTTACCCTGTCCACCATAATGCTCCCTGCACCTCCtgcgtgtgtgactgtgtgtgcatgtaatcTGCCAAAGTGGTTTctctattaaaataaaatgacaaacagcCCAGTCATTCACAATGAATAACTCTAATCTCTATCATCTCTGTTTCTCCCAGGGACAGACTTGGTCCCCATCTATCGATGATGAAGGCTCGACGAGAGACGAGTTCTACGACGATGAGGATCTCTACTCGGGCTCCGGCTCTggctgtaagtgtgtgtgtgtgtgtgtgtttgaggttaCACACTCAGGTCCTGGTTCTTTCAAACTCGACAGCTGCTGGGTTTCAATCTGCTGACCCTAAAGTCCCTACCCCCCACACTCTCTCCCAGTCCTAGAGTTATGGTCGCTCTGGTCGTCAGACATGGAGGCCACGCAAACAGAATCAACCATTACAAACATGCCATTTTGGCTCAACACACAGGTTTTGATACAGATTAATTGCACCTTTAAACACAGATACACCCttacaaacaaacagcaaccaGGGCTCAAATTCCCCTTTATCTTATTTGCCCTAATAAGATTACAGTCCACACAGATTAAGCAGTTGTGTCCACCTATTTGCGAGCGTATGTCTGCATTTGAGTGAGCTGATTTTCTGCGTGTGTAGGAATTACCTACTTAACGCAAATCACGTTGGTATAACTCAGTCTGATCTTCTGTTGAATCCTGAACATGGCTTTCCTCATTAAGCATGACTCACTGAGGGCTGGCCTCGGTTCAGGCTAGTGGCGAAAATAAACTAGAAAAATTAAATCGGTAGAGTGCAGATCTATGCCAGCTGTGTCAACAAGTACTGTTctaatgtttgatttaattaattcaaaacACTATTCCACCCCTCTTATAGACCGTAAGCGTATCAGATGTTTTTCACTCACAACTGTTTGCACCGGCTCTGTGCGGCTAAAATGCATCTCCGTAAACTGTTAGCTGTATTAGCCCTGTTAGCTGTATTAGCCTTGTTAGCTTTCTTAGCCTAACGCACAGAACGACTCCCACCCCCTACTAACATCTAACTAGCTTTGTTGCAGTCAGCGCCTGGTTCAGTTAACATTTGCAAAGCAatagttatatatacatacattcatgCATGAAATTGATTTACCTAGGTATgtaaatcaagagaggaagaattCGTAATACGCAGATGAAAAAACATTGTGAATTACTGGAGCTACGCGATGCCTTTAGCATACAGTAATAAAGAAGCACAAAAAAGAATAGGCTGATGGGTCCAAGAGTATGCAAGATctattcagacacacacacatgcacacgcacatgcacgcatgcacgcacacacgcacacccgcacacacacaacctcacacacaATCTCCTGGAGAAGATAATAATTACAATTCAGAGCAGGAGAGTGCAGCAGAGACACCCCCTGTGGTTGAAGCTGCTCAGCAAATTGCTTTATCTCAAAAGCTCATTTTCAACAGACAGATGTGCATTTTGTGTCACCGCTGCGTCAGAATGGGGCATTTTGAGGCGCCTGATAAGTTTAACAGAAGCTGCATTGTTCAAGTCCATATTTCGAtatcctctccagctcctcatTCAGCCTTCATGTCTTTGTGCCTGTAAATTCaatttgtttctctttcaacCTAAGGAGCTTCCCTGCTATAACAAAATGAAAGGTGGTATAATACTATTATGAGATTTAAGAAGAAAAGGATTAGTCTGCGCCATCTTCAAtaccttctctcctctcctctcctccagactATGTCTAAGATAGCTGGTTTTGACAGGGCTGTTTATGTGCCTCCACTTTAGTTTTTTCAGGTCATTTTTTATAAAGATCCACACTCTAAATCAcgccaaaataaaataaaaactgtaaaaaaatttCATCTTCAGTCAGCCCTCAACAAAACTGCACATCACAGCGAACATCTGGTGAGGAGAGGGACAGACCGCCTCGTCTCAGTTGGTTAAACCTTGTTCTGCGCACCATGTTGTAATACATTTACTGTAGTTGTtgtcatttacatatttttgtgGTTGCGTTGACAGAAATTAGTGATTTGATTGCGACTGTGATTGCTGCGCTGAGTTGTCAATGAACTCACTACAGTATACTTTATGATCCtgaagtgaaaacaaacacagctgtgCTGTGTGATCAGGTGTATTGACATTCAAGATGAGAGGGGACACACGGTTGTCTACTTAAAGGAgcactgcactgatctttcacataaaggtcagtttactATTAATGGAGAGTACTCAGTTTTGTATAGTTTCTTCTATCGATCTGGAGGAGCATTCCTAAAAAAAGAACCAGAATGAAATGTCATAGCAATGTCAACAAAGACCTCAAAGAGCGTTGAGTTGGATGTTACTAGCGTTGTGAAGGGTGTTACTAACCAGGGAGGCTCTCACGTAAAGTCAATATCTGTCATTTAAAGTCAGGATAACTTGGCCTCTTTACAGATTTTCACAATTCTTTTTTGGGCTTTGCAGTTTGAGTTCCCCGGCTTTATGAAAGTGCAAAAGGCCattttttcacagcagccattttgacatgtcatatAGCAGGGTAAACATAAGTGTAGTTGATCAAATTAATTATGGTCTTATTCTTTTTAGTGTGTCACAGCCATACCAGTTTTCCCAAAGCTTTCCCAACagtgaaatgaaaagagaaTGCCCGTGGCTACTTTCTGTTAATAGTCCCACCGAGCAATGCGTCACATTTTATATCATGCAACACTACACCTGAGTTATTGCTGATGCAAAGTAAAGGTGACTTATAAGTGTCTGAAATCTCAATTTACAGCCCAGTAgagagtgagttagtgagtggtTGTTATATAGGGAGTAGGGAATGAGTGTCAAAGGGATTGATTTCAAACACAGCCGTAGTCTCAGTTTCTGATTTactgtttgtgttatttactGTGTTGAGTGATTAAGGGgatgtgtgaatgagtgagatGCCAAAATGTTTTTGACTCTCCTGCtggttattttttaatgaactaatttataaattaaaaatcctctcttctctccagtTCCTGGCATCAGTGTGAGGCCGACATCGGCAGGTGTGTCCTTCACTACAGAagagcccctcctcctctccaccacgcAGGCCaatggccccgccccctccgccTCACCTGCAGCTGAGCCGAGCCCCAACCCGGAGGACCCTATCATCACCCCGATGCCCACTGAAGCTGATGGAGAGAGTGGTACATTCTGGGAAAAAGAGAgtgagctggagaaggagagagaaagagagttagagatggagagagagaaggagcaagagcaagagaggcagagggaactggagaatgagagagagagggagaaacagttggagagggagagagagagggaacgagagagggagcgggtccgagagatggagagagagaaggagaaggagagagagcgcgagcgagagagggaacgtgagagagagcgagagaaagagagagagaggcagaaagagcgTGAgcttgaaagagagaaagagctgGAGCGAATCAGGGTCGCCGCCCAGACCACCGCCGCCCCACGATCGCCTGCAGCCATCCCAGTGGTGACCACCAACCCGGCAACCAGCCCAGCAGAAAGTACGACGCCCTCTGCCGGTTCGGACGACCTgagcaccacagaagaagaagaggatgtcTACCTGTCGCCTGAACCCTCAGCTTTTTTCCCAGGCTTTGACATGGAAACCACTACAGAAGATGACATGTCCACTACAGCAGAGACCACCCCCGAGCCAACGACAGCTGCACCCGCCACCACCACTGTCAAGACCAGGTTCCCCTTCAGGCCCAGGGTTCCCATGACGACAGGCACTCAGGCGGTGCCAACAGAGGGAACGAGCCGTCCACAGCAGCCCACaactacacaggtgagactgacaGGTAGATGTGTCTATATTTGGTCTCATCACCCACCACAAGAAAACACCTAACTCAACAGCAGGGAGAGTATTTTTCATATTCtgaacaaatcccatgaaaagaccaaaatcaTTGACGCAGAAGTCCGCTTTATACTTTCACTACTGATGATTGTAACGAGGATTTAAATCAGCAACTATTTGATGAAAGAATAAGTGAATAAGGCCACACATATGACCAAGGACTCGCTTACTAGCTCTGTACTAATGTGCTCATTACGCTCGGTAACAATAAACTGTTCACCTTTGATACCAAACACTTCTGACTGCCCCTTTAACATTGACATCTTAATTATTTACAGACCAAGGTAGTTTCTCCGATTGCTGtgcttttgtttctttgcagCTGTCCTGCATTGAAGCATGATGCATTTTTTACAGTTGTCTGGTTTTCCACATTGTAATCAAGCTGCCAGATTTGTGTGTATACCCGTCTGACAATATGAGACTTTCCACTAACCAGAACATACAGAGGCTCATTGTTTCAAAGGAGAACATACGCCATGGAAATGTTCTACGTTTGTGTTGGTTTGGATACGTTTCAGAGTCAAATGTGATTACATCAAATGTAGATTTCCGGTTGTTAGTCtaatttttctctctctgtctcaggaGGGCAACAACGAGGCGGGTGCTGCAGGACCGAGTGGAGATTTCGAGATCCGCGATGATCATCGTAATGATCTTGGTCGAGGTATAATGCCAGTGGATCCTGATCTGATCGGCAACACAGTGGACGGAGGAAGCTCTGCCGCCCAGCTGCCGCAGAAGAACAtcctggagaggaaggaggtgtTGATAGGTAAGAACACCTGTCAATTAAGTAAATACTAAGgatgtttttgtacattttagtCCACATTGTTGTCATGCAGCTCCGTGTTAGTCAAATGAACCATTTGGTAGCCACCTCTTAGATCAACGGATTACGTTTCCCTGTTGCCTCCTGTGGTCTTTCCTGCTTTGTGGGAGCGGCTAAAATAAACCGGCATCACCTCGCATCCACGTAGTGCAGTTTCATCACGATAACTGAATGTGCTACTCAGCCCCGTTTGACCCGTTGAGAACGAGCAATCCTCTTCTTGGGTTATCCAACCCctccttttcccctctttttcccATAAAGTTCCCTCTGGGTAATCCAATTTATTTTCAAGtgcacctccctctcctcttcccaaAGAGCTGCTGTAGAAAGTGAGCGACCAGCCAACATGCCTCACCTGACTGGCTCTCTGTTTCTCCTTCAGCTGTTCTGATTGGTGGACTGCTGGCGGTGGTTTTCGCTGACTTCCTGGTCATCGGTAAAGAGCAGGAGGCAACAGACTTTAGACTAGACTGTCTGTATGATAGAACCATGTCAGACTCATACATTCATGTATCGTGCTGTACATGTATAGACACTGTATTAACTTTTATCTGTGGGAGTAACATGTTAAAGAACACAAGATAACACCGTTGACATGTCACACTGATTCAATCTACTTTGTGACACATTTTTTCAGGTGAGAAAGCTAAAATATAAATTGTTGTGTTTCCCTCATATTGTTTTTCACTAAAAGCTATTGCTATTCAGCCTTTCGCCCTCCCCAAACCTATACAATGCGTCACAGAACTGTGGCAGGTGCGTCACGATTCTAACAAGACTAAATCTAACAAGAGTGAGATGTGTGCATGTTCTTCCTGTGCTATTTGGGGTTTCTCCAGATTCCTCTCACAGTCCCAAGACATGCAGGTTAGGTGAATTGCCTGTTGGTGTACAGCCCTGCTATTCTGTAGCGACCTGTCCCGGGTGTCCAATGGCTCCAGCCTCTTTGCGCCCTTATAAAGGATTATTGGTAACAGatattggatggatggaaatcTATACAGCCATGCTACAGGGCTGTGGTATTATGGATTTATAGTCAAGTAGTAACTACAAATGGTGCACTTGAAAGTGTGTAAAAAGTCCAAAATCACGATTGTCTTCTACAGAAAAATCACGGATTGTAAAAGTACATATTTATGCACAGTGTAACACACAATATTCTCTATCTGACTAAATATTTGTTActagtttgatttgatttgagtCCAAGAGATATTGTGAAAAGTCAAGACAAGGGAATACTTTTGCAGTGACAGTGCATGATGAAAAGTTACATTATTCTAAATAGTCCAGCTTTGTACTCTcatattggcagaaatggaataaacaaagtaaacacCTCCCACACAAGTAATAGAAACAAAGTGTTCCTCAAGCATTTTGGATAATTAACAGTTTGTTCTCCGTTCTGGCATCGAGACCGATTAGTTTAACGAGGGaacgttttttattttccattttatgaCCACACAATCTATTGCACGCAGCAAGAGTTCATTAGCGATGTGTGCAGAAGAAGGTGGTCAAATGCAGCTGCTGCAGTTTGGTTATACCGGCCCCATTGGGCTAAACTACCATCGAGCACTACAGGGCTGCAATTTAGCACAACGGTGTTGGCCTCTCAGAATGTATGTTGGCACATTCAGGCTCATCAGTCTTCACTTAGCAGCTAGGTGATAGGGATGCTGTGGTAGTTTTGCTGTGCTTTCAGACTCGCAGCGTTTGATGTAGTAGTGTGGTAGTCTGCAGCAGGATATGGCTCTAATAGTATTTTAGTGTTTTCAGGATCtgtaatgttctgttttttaatatatcaaaccctctctttctgtgttcCTTCAGCGGTGATAGTGGGAGGAGTAGTGGGCGCCTTGTTTGCGGCCTTCCTAGTGATGTTGCTGGTGTacaggatgaagaagaaggacGAGGGAAGCTACACACTAGAGGAACCCAAACAGGCCACCGTCACCTACCAGAAACCAGACAAGCAGGAGGAGTTTTACGCATAACATTCAGAGACTgccagagagacggagagagtaatggagagagaaagagagagagaagagagaaatataCTCTAAGCCCCCGtactcctcgccctcctcctcctcctcctcctcctcctcttcttcttcgttgcCTCCCCCTCGTCTGCTtgcctctcctcatccctctctcctctcctctccaaaaCACTTGAGAgcgcctctctctctgcagacttGAAACTTTCTTTTCAATGAAAacgaaaaagaggaaaaaaataaataaaaatccaaaTATATTCTGAAAAaataacacatacacatgagatgtttttaaagtaaatgttgTTATTAATATTCTACAGATTCTCTTGTTGTGTATGTACTGATATGATTATTttgtaagaaaaacaaaacgaaaCACAAGCTCTTAACCAGTGTTTTCCAGCACAAAAAAAGTTCCTCCTCTGTTATTTTATGGAGCGATTGAAAAGGCGAAAGtgaaaagggagaggagaggggcgaGGCGAGCAGAGcgagacacaaaagaaaaagagagcgatGGGCTCGACTCTGCCCCTCACcccccaaaaacacacagagtgTCTGGTTGGCCGCACAGAGCCCAGGGTCAAAGGTGAGAGGAAAGGTCTCTTTTGTGCCTTCCATCCCTCTGCTGCTCAAAGACGCATACGCACATCCATACAGCCACATAAACACATGCTTGCACACATggacatgcatacatacacacacacacacacacacacacacacttgtatctGCTCGAAGGTGGCTCggacctctctctctgtgctcgGCCAACCAGAAAACAGTGCTCAACCCTCAGTGTGTTTCACAACGTCGAGGAGCCGCTGTGGGAACATTAGCTGGTTAGAGGTTTGCTTTCGCGGTCAATCTGCTCCTCTAAGCTGTACAAAGACTAGTTACGGATAGTAATAACAACCAATAATATATCAATGTTTTGGGCTGGAtggtgaataataataataataataccgtAATAATAATACGTAAACAGGAGGATGTGTATttatcagtttaaaaaaagtgtatatgtaaatatcagCATACCTTTCTGACATCACTAATCATCTGCATGATCATGAAGAGTTTTTATTCATCACATCCGTCATCACTTTAGATGAGCTGTGCTCTCGTCagccacatgaacacacacacacacacacgcacatgcacacaagtgCAGATATATAACTTGCTGTGCATTTAGATACACCACACAGATAAGTATACTGTTAATCATATCATTCAAACCCATTATCATCACTGTCATTGTGATAGTCATCACTTGGGATACGAGCGAGATCAGGTGGTTTCAATATGTTATTGATTAGTTATCGATCAGTTGCCGGTTGGTTTAGAGTTTGGTCCCTTTTGTGTAAAAGCACAACTGCGTGTCTAGTCATCACCTCATCTgataaccccccctcccctcccccctacACTCACCTTTAGCATGcctcactttctttttcttccaccaTTGGCTCTCTGTTTGGGGATGGGAGGGGCCTCTGGGAAGCAAGGGGGCCTTTAATGAAAAACCAGGAAGTGTGAATCCATGCAGGAAGTTGCTCCCAGATGTGCTAATTCAGTCAAAATCTTTTGTCAGTAAAGCTTTGGTTATGAGTAAGAACAGATTTTGAATTAGTGTTCATCGGGTCAACTTTAACCTGCTGTTAGGGTCTTTTCGGGGAGGGGACATTGGGGGACAGGGGTTCGGTTTGGGAAGGGGAATGTCAGAAGGAGGGCTGTGCTTCTATCTAAGAGATTGTAACAATAACCACACCAGTGCGACTGGGCTAGTAGCTTCTATTATACTCAGTACTGTAGAACAAACATGCATGGGAGTCAAAACTATACTAGTCTGGGTGTGTGtggatgcctgtgtgtgtttgtgtgtttgaaagaaaagaggggtGAGTTAAAGTTGGAATGTACTgtggctgagtgtgtgtttacctaCTCCAGCAGTTCTCACGCTCTtccacagacaggtaacacacctcttccactcatgtgtgtgtatgttgccTGCCCCCCtcgccagtgtgtgtgtgtacacctcATCTAAACacgccatgtgtgtgta from Cyclopterus lumpus isolate fCycLum1 chromosome 11, fCycLum1.pri, whole genome shotgun sequence harbors:
- the sdc3 gene encoding syndecan-3 — translated: MKLPWLLALTALLAHTATGQTWSPSIDDEGSTRDEFYDDEDLYSGSGSGFPGISVRPTSAGVSFTTEEPLLLSTTQANGPAPSASPAAEPSPNPEDPIITPMPTEADGESGTFWEKESELEKERERELEMEREKEQEQERQRELENEREREKQLERERERERERERVREMEREKEKEREREREREREREREKERERQKERELEREKELERIRVAAQTTAAPRSPAAIPVVTTNPATSPAESTTPSAGSDDLSTTEEEEDVYLSPEPSAFFPGFDMETTTEDDMSTTAETTPEPTTAAPATTTVKTRFPFRPRVPMTTGTQAVPTEGTSRPQQPTTTQEGNNEAGAAGPSGDFEIRDDHRNDLGRGIMPVDPDLIGNTVDGGSSAAQLPQKNILERKEVLIAVIVGGVVGALFAAFLVMLLVYRMKKKDEGSYTLEEPKQATVTYQKPDKQEEFYA